A DNA window from Streptomyces canus contains the following coding sequences:
- a CDS encoding XdhC family protein, producing the protein MLNIADTLHRWCREARPFALATVVAVRGSAPLPVGTSVAVGDEGDAVGSISGGCVEGAVYELCRQVLHDRGAPQRASFSYSDDDAFAVGLTCGGELDVLVQRIDPTARPHLVDALTEVVHSRPAAVAQVVDGPDVFLGSTLSVFGDDHSAHGRVDGGPADRAVADRARALLRAGRTARVDVGGTGDGCPEHLSVLVHVAAARPRMLIFGAVDFAAALSQAGRFLGYRVTVCDARSVFATGARFPHAHEVVVDWPHRYLERTEVDERTAVCVLTHDAKFDIPLLRLALDLPVAYVGAMGSRRTHDERLRLLREQGVTDGDLARLRSPIGLDLGARTPEETAVSITAEIIAQAHRGTGRSLTRTTGPIHRAPRVTS; encoded by the coding sequence ATGCTGAACATCGCGGACACACTGCACCGCTGGTGCCGCGAGGCACGCCCCTTCGCCCTGGCCACCGTCGTCGCCGTGCGCGGCAGCGCCCCGCTGCCGGTCGGTACGTCGGTCGCCGTGGGCGACGAAGGCGACGCGGTCGGCAGCATCTCCGGTGGCTGCGTGGAGGGCGCGGTCTACGAACTGTGCCGGCAGGTGCTGCATGACCGAGGTGCCCCCCAGCGCGCCTCGTTCAGCTACTCCGATGACGACGCCTTCGCCGTCGGACTGACCTGCGGCGGCGAACTCGACGTCCTCGTCCAGCGCATCGACCCCACGGCCCGGCCGCACCTCGTCGACGCCCTCACCGAGGTCGTCCACAGCCGACCGGCTGCCGTGGCTCAGGTCGTCGACGGCCCTGACGTGTTCCTCGGCTCAACCCTCAGCGTCTTCGGTGACGACCATTCCGCCCACGGGCGGGTGGACGGCGGGCCGGCGGACCGGGCGGTGGCCGACCGGGCCAGGGCTCTGCTGCGGGCCGGCCGCACCGCCCGCGTCGATGTCGGGGGGACAGGGGACGGATGCCCCGAGCACCTGTCCGTCCTGGTGCACGTGGCGGCCGCCCGCCCCCGCATGCTGATCTTCGGCGCGGTCGACTTCGCCGCCGCCCTCAGTCAGGCCGGCCGCTTTCTCGGTTACCGGGTCACCGTCTGCGACGCCCGCTCCGTCTTCGCCACCGGGGCACGCTTCCCGCACGCGCACGAAGTGGTCGTCGACTGGCCCCACCGCTACCTGGAACGCACCGAGGTGGATGAGAGAACCGCCGTCTGCGTCCTCACCCACGACGCCAAGTTCGACATCCCCCTGCTGCGCCTGGCACTCGACCTGCCCGTCGCCTACGTGGGGGCCATGGGCTCCCGCCGCACCCATGACGAGCGCCTGCGCCTCCTGCGCGAGCAGGGCGTCACGGACGGCGACCTGGCCCGGCTGCGTTCCCCGATCGGCCTCGACCTCGGAGCCCGCACGCCCGAGGAGACGGCCGTCTCCATCACCGCGGAGATCATCGCCCAAGCCCACCGGGGCACGGGCCGATCCCTGACCCGGACCACCGGCCCGATCCACCGGGCGCCGAGGGTGACGAGCTGA
- a CDS encoding APC family permease — protein MPVPGPVGRSSASGPAGGAPQRLRGGVLGMADIAAATMANVGPAMSFFFGFAFLATTAGIASPLTIVAAGVAVALLGNTLAEFSRAHPSAGSFTTFVGKTFGPVSAVTTALLAGLGYIIAMASVIAISGGFVQITLHHYTGVDVPWIVWTLLLTGLSVVLMLRGIVVSTKWAGYFFGVEMLVLVVVSVAAIIEHRGALSAAPFLPGHLTHGLKGLAAGFPLAVYLFIGWENSAALAEETENPRRNVGRAVFSSVAIMTVSYILFSYATVTGFGYDLDRLGASPIPFIDVAQHTLGALAFLAYVGGLTSTLGVLIAGINSQARLVFNAGREGLLPSFFGYVHPTRRTPNNAIVAFAVIALLIIGGWGLGHLLGSGGGSMNPVVFFTESSSLGAILILLVYLASNIALPLYYRRYRPQEFRPVRHLVLPAIGAFAILVPLYYLAKPGQPAPYSWFPYAALVTLLAAIGYATLLVRRDPSLAERVGSVVADAE, from the coding sequence ATGCCGGTACCCGGACCTGTCGGCCGCTCGTCGGCATCGGGCCCCGCCGGCGGCGCGCCGCAGCGGCTGCGCGGCGGTGTCCTCGGCATGGCGGACATCGCCGCCGCCACGATGGCCAACGTCGGTCCGGCGATGAGCTTCTTCTTCGGCTTCGCCTTCCTCGCCACCACCGCGGGGATCGCGTCCCCGCTGACCATCGTGGCGGCGGGGGTGGCGGTCGCGCTGCTCGGCAACACACTGGCCGAGTTCTCCCGGGCCCACCCCTCGGCGGGCAGCTTCACCACCTTCGTCGGCAAGACCTTCGGTCCGGTCAGCGCGGTGACCACGGCCCTGCTGGCCGGACTCGGCTACATCATCGCGATGGCCTCGGTGATCGCGATCTCGGGTGGCTTCGTACAGATCACCCTGCACCACTACACGGGCGTCGACGTGCCGTGGATCGTCTGGACGCTGCTGCTCACCGGTCTTTCGGTGGTGCTGATGCTGCGCGGGATCGTCGTCTCCACCAAGTGGGCCGGCTACTTCTTCGGCGTGGAGATGCTGGTGCTCGTCGTGGTCTCGGTCGCGGCGATCATCGAGCATCGCGGCGCCCTGTCCGCCGCCCCGTTCCTGCCCGGCCATCTCACCCACGGCCTCAAGGGGCTGGCGGCCGGATTCCCTCTGGCGGTGTACCTGTTCATCGGCTGGGAGAACTCGGCGGCCCTCGCCGAGGAGACGGAGAACCCACGGCGCAACGTCGGCCGCGCCGTGTTCTCCTCGGTCGCGATCATGACGGTGAGCTACATCCTCTTCTCCTACGCCACGGTGACCGGCTTCGGCTACGACCTGGACCGGCTCGGCGCCTCCCCCATCCCGTTCATCGACGTCGCCCAGCACACCCTCGGCGCGCTGGCGTTCCTCGCCTACGTCGGCGGCCTGACCTCCACCCTCGGCGTACTGATCGCGGGCATCAACTCCCAGGCTCGCCTGGTCTTCAACGCGGGGCGCGAGGGACTGCTGCCGTCCTTCTTCGGCTACGTCCATCCCACGCGCCGTACGCCGAACAACGCGATCGTCGCCTTCGCCGTCATCGCGCTGCTGATCATCGGCGGCTGGGGCCTGGGCCATCTGCTCGGATCCGGCGGCGGTTCGATGAACCCCGTGGTCTTCTTCACGGAGTCCTCCAGCCTGGGCGCCATCCTGATCCTGCTGGTCTACCTGGCGTCCAACATCGCCCTTCCCCTCTACTACCGCCGATACCGCCCCCAGGAGTTCCGGCCCGTCCGCCACCTCGTCCTGCCCGCGATCGGCGCCTTCGCCATCCTGGTCCCCCTCTACTACCTGGCCAAGCCCGGCCAGCCGGCCCCGTACAGCTGGTTCCCGTACGCCGCCCTGGTCACGTTGCTCGCGGCCATCGGCTACGCGACCCTCCTGGTCCGCCGGGACCCGAGCCTCGCGGAGCGCGTGGGATCGGTGGTGGCGGACGCGGAGTGA
- a CDS encoding FadR/GntR family transcriptional regulator — MVNAAGKFGPYNQAAPAQVGGVWDTRVLAGRGTTGAELVRSRIALRIRLRSVAPGDRLPDAGVLAEELGISEITVRRALEAMCQDGLLDRRRGRSGGTFVAADWDAVVAVLHDADETASLESFHLLLECGLVAHGAGEVPDGRLDGLHTLVEELDLAEDPARLLELETRFHLDLAEALGGVGIREFAADLLGRQCLLGPAPAASVVRARNRCHAELLDELTRGAMDPAVRAVKAHRHAGLN; from the coding sequence GTGGTGAACGCAGCGGGCAAGTTCGGGCCCTACAACCAGGCGGCGCCCGCGCAGGTCGGCGGGGTGTGGGACACCCGCGTCCTGGCCGGCCGGGGCACCACGGGAGCCGAACTCGTCCGGTCCAGGATCGCCCTGCGGATACGGCTGAGGTCCGTGGCGCCGGGCGACCGGCTGCCGGACGCGGGCGTCCTCGCCGAGGAACTGGGAATCAGCGAGATCACTGTGCGCCGCGCGCTGGAGGCCATGTGCCAGGACGGCCTGCTCGACCGCCGTCGGGGCCGGTCGGGCGGCACCTTCGTCGCGGCCGACTGGGACGCGGTCGTCGCCGTGCTGCACGACGCCGACGAGACGGCCTCGCTGGAGTCCTTCCATCTGCTGCTCGAATGCGGCCTCGTGGCGCACGGTGCGGGTGAGGTCCCGGACGGACGGCTCGACGGACTGCACACCCTGGTCGAGGAGCTGGACCTGGCCGAGGACCCGGCCCGGCTGCTCGAACTGGAGACCCGCTTCCACCTCGACCTGGCCGAGGCGCTCGGCGGCGTCGGGATCCGTGAGTTCGCCGCCGACCTGCTCGGCCGCCAGTGCCTGCTGGGGCCCGCGCCGGCCGCTTCGGTCGTACGGGCCCGCAACCGCTGCCACGCCGAGCTGCTCGACGAACTCACCCGCGGCGCGATGGACCCGGCGGTACGCGCGGTGAAGGCGCACCGGCACGCCGGCCTGAACTGA
- a CDS encoding amino acid permease yields the protein MTATLPETPPAQSGGLQAGLKNRHLSMIAIGGVIGAGLFVGSGSGIAAAGPGILVSYALVGVLVVLVMRMLGEMAAANPTSGSFSAYADRALGRWAGFTIGWLYWFFWVVVLAVEATAGAKILAGWMPAVPQWGWALIVMVVLTATNLVSVSSYGEFEFWFAGIKVVAIAAFIVVGGLAIFGLLPGSDHPASGFSNLTAHGGFLPNGPGAILTGVLMVVFSFMGSEIVTLAAGETADPRAAVTKATNSVIWRIAVFYLGSILIVVSLLRWDDPAILKDGSYVAALSSIGIPHAAQIMNAIVLTSVLSCLNSGLYTASRMAFSLGRRSDAPAAFGRTTGRGVPQAAILASVVFGFVAVAFNYLWPDTVFQFLLNASGAIALFVWLVICFSQLRMRKIIQRESPEKLVVRMWLYPYLTWATIALITFVLGYMLTDTADGGGRDQVVLSTLVALAVVVYAVIRQRRAARTEPKLSEQV from the coding sequence ATGACCGCAACCCTCCCCGAAACCCCTCCCGCTCAGTCCGGTGGCCTGCAGGCCGGACTCAAGAACCGCCACCTGTCGATGATCGCGATCGGCGGCGTCATCGGCGCCGGCCTGTTCGTCGGCTCCGGCTCCGGCATCGCCGCCGCCGGCCCCGGCATCCTCGTCTCGTACGCCCTCGTCGGCGTCCTCGTCGTCCTCGTGATGCGCATGCTCGGCGAGATGGCCGCGGCCAACCCCACCTCGGGCTCGTTCTCCGCCTACGCCGACCGTGCGCTGGGCCGCTGGGCCGGCTTCACCATCGGCTGGCTGTACTGGTTCTTCTGGGTCGTGGTGCTCGCCGTCGAGGCGACCGCCGGGGCCAAGATCCTGGCCGGCTGGATGCCGGCGGTCCCGCAGTGGGGCTGGGCCCTGATCGTCATGGTCGTCCTGACCGCCACCAACCTGGTCTCGGTGAGCTCCTACGGCGAGTTCGAGTTCTGGTTCGCCGGCATCAAGGTCGTCGCGATCGCCGCGTTCATCGTGGTCGGGGGGCTCGCGATCTTCGGGCTGCTGCCGGGTTCGGACCACCCGGCCTCCGGTTTCTCCAACCTCACCGCGCACGGCGGCTTCCTGCCCAACGGCCCCGGAGCGATCCTCACCGGCGTCCTGATGGTGGTCTTCTCCTTCATGGGCAGCGAGATCGTCACCCTCGCCGCGGGTGAGACCGCCGACCCGCGGGCCGCCGTCACCAAGGCCACCAACAGCGTGATCTGGCGGATCGCGGTGTTCTACCTGGGCTCGATCCTGATCGTGGTGTCGCTGCTGCGCTGGGACGACCCGGCCATCCTCAAGGACGGCTCGTACGTCGCCGCCCTCAGCTCCATCGGCATCCCGCACGCCGCCCAGATCATGAACGCCATCGTGCTGACCTCCGTGCTGTCCTGCCTCAACTCCGGTCTGTACACGGCCTCGCGCATGGCCTTCTCGCTCGGCCGCCGCAGCGACGCCCCGGCCGCGTTCGGGCGGACCACGGGCCGCGGCGTGCCGCAGGCGGCCATCCTGGCCTCGGTGGTCTTCGGCTTCGTCGCGGTCGCCTTCAACTACCTGTGGCCCGACACGGTCTTCCAGTTCCTGCTCAACGCCTCCGGTGCGATCGCCCTGTTCGTCTGGCTGGTGATCTGCTTCTCCCAGCTGCGGATGCGAAAGATCATCCAGCGGGAGTCGCCGGAGAAGCTGGTCGTCCGGATGTGGCTCTACCCCTACCTCACCTGGGCCACCATCGCCCTGATCACCTTCGTCCTGGGCTACATGCTCACCGACACCGCGGACGGCGGCGGCCGCGACCAGGTCGTCCTGTCCACCCTGGTCGCCCTGGCCGTGGTGGTCTACGCGGTGATACGCCAACGCCGGGCCGCCCGGACCGAGCCGAAGCTCTCCGAACAGGTCTGA
- a CDS encoding pyridoxal phosphate-dependent aminotransferase, producing the protein MRISQRAQSVAPFYAMEFGKHAAALEAAGHRVVKLSLGEPDFGAPPAVLDALREAVGSRPMTYTGALGLPELRQAIARFYGDQHGVDVDPGRVVVTAGASAALVLGAAALVDPGDEVLIADPSYPCNRQIAESFGARVTLVPTSAGSRYQLDTAAVRSYWTDRTRGIMVASPSNPTGTSVPADELAAICELARERDAWRIVDEIYLDLGDHDAQGRPPRSVLSYDQEAVVINSFSKYFGMTGWRLGWCVVPEALVPALERLAQNYMICASTPAQHAALACFTPESLAVCEERRAEFGRRRALVLDGLAQIGLPVPVPPDGAFYVYFDVSGTGLSSWEFCGRALQEAHVALTPGRDFGVGTAETHVRLSYAASADELREGIARLGKFVATLART; encoded by the coding sequence ATGAGGATCTCGCAGCGCGCCCAGTCCGTCGCGCCGTTCTACGCCATGGAGTTCGGCAAGCACGCCGCGGCGCTGGAGGCCGCGGGGCACCGCGTCGTCAAGCTCAGTCTCGGAGAACCGGACTTCGGGGCGCCGCCGGCCGTGCTGGACGCGCTGCGGGAGGCCGTGGGCAGCAGGCCCATGACGTACACGGGGGCGCTCGGGCTGCCCGAACTGCGGCAGGCCATAGCGCGGTTCTACGGCGATCAGCACGGCGTCGACGTCGATCCGGGCCGGGTCGTCGTGACCGCGGGGGCGTCGGCGGCACTGGTGCTGGGCGCCGCCGCCCTCGTCGACCCGGGGGACGAGGTGCTCATCGCCGACCCGTCCTACCCCTGCAACCGGCAGATCGCCGAGAGCTTCGGGGCGCGGGTCACCCTCGTCCCCACCAGCGCCGGGTCGCGGTACCAGTTGGACACGGCCGCGGTGCGGTCGTACTGGACGGACCGCACCCGCGGGATCATGGTCGCGAGTCCCTCCAACCCGACCGGCACCTCCGTCCCGGCCGACGAGCTGGCGGCCATCTGCGAGCTCGCCCGGGAGCGGGACGCCTGGCGGATCGTCGACGAGATCTACCTCGACCTCGGTGATCACGACGCGCAGGGGCGGCCGCCGCGCAGTGTGCTGTCGTACGACCAGGAAGCCGTCGTCATCAACAGCTTCTCCAAGTACTTCGGGATGACCGGCTGGCGGCTGGGCTGGTGTGTCGTGCCCGAGGCGCTGGTGCCCGCGCTGGAGCGGCTGGCCCAGAACTACATGATCTGTGCCTCCACCCCCGCCCAGCACGCCGCGCTCGCCTGCTTCACGCCCGAGTCGCTCGCCGTGTGCGAGGAGCGGCGGGCCGAGTTCGGGCGACGCCGGGCCCTCGTCCTCGACGGGCTCGCGCAGATCGGGCTGCCGGTGCCCGTGCCGCCCGACGGCGCGTTCTACGTGTACTTCGACGTCAGCGGCACCGGGCTCAGCTCGTGGGAGTTCTGCGGGAGGGCGCTCCAGGAGGCGCACGTGGCCCTCACACCGGGGCGGGACTTCGGAGTGGGGACCGCCGAGACCCATGTACGGCTGTCCTACGCGGCCTCGGCCGACGAACTGCGCGAGGGGATCGCGCGGCTCGGGAAGTTCGTGGCCACGCTCGCCCGGACATGA
- the katG gene encoding catalase/peroxidase HPI, with translation MSENPDAIVTDPKAEGAGGCPVAHGRAPHPTQGGGNRQWWPERLNLKILAKDPVVANPLGADFDYAEAFQALDLDAVKRDIAEVLTTSQDWWPADFGNYGPLMIRMAWHSAGTYRISDGRGGGGRGQQRFAPLNSWPDNGNLDKARRLLWPVKKKYGQSISWADLMILTGNVALETMGFETFGFGGGRADVWEADEDVYWGPETTWLDDQRYTGDRDLENPLAAVQMGLIYVNPEGPNGNPDPLAAARDIRETFRRMAMNDEETVALIAGGHTFGKTHGAGPADAVGNDPEAASMEEQGLGWKSTHGTGKGGDAITSGLEVTWTTKPTQWSNDFFDILFGYEWELTQSPAGANQWVAKDSQEIIPDAHDPSKKRRPTMLTTDLSLRFDPIYGEISKRFHENPDQFADAFARAWYKLTHRDLGPKSLYLGPEVPAETMLWQDPLPQTEGETIDAGDIASLKAKVLETGLTVSQLVSTAWASASTFRGSDKRGGANGARIRLEPQRGWEVNDPEQLAQVLRVLEGVQAEFNTGAKKVSLADLIVLAGAAAVEQAAKDAGYYVEVPFTPGRVDATEEHTDVESFAALEPVADGFRNYLGKGNRLPAEYLLLDKANLLTLSAPEMTVLVGGLRVLGANQGGTAHGVFTDRPGVLTNDFFVNLLDLGTTWKSTSEDQSAFEGRDAETGKLKWTGTRADLVFGSNSELRALAEVYASDDAKEKFVRDFVDAWVKVSNLDRFDLV, from the coding sequence ATGTCTGAGAACCCCGATGCAATCGTCACCGACCCCAAGGCTGAGGGCGCCGGTGGCTGCCCGGTCGCGCACGGGCGCGCCCCGCACCCCACCCAGGGCGGCGGCAACCGCCAGTGGTGGCCGGAGCGACTGAACCTGAAGATCCTCGCCAAGGACCCGGTCGTGGCGAACCCGCTCGGTGCGGACTTCGACTACGCCGAGGCCTTCCAGGCCCTCGACCTGGACGCCGTGAAACGGGACATCGCCGAGGTGCTGACCACCTCGCAGGACTGGTGGCCCGCGGACTTCGGCAACTACGGCCCGCTGATGATCCGGATGGCCTGGCACAGCGCCGGCACCTACCGCATCAGCGACGGCCGCGGCGGTGGCGGCCGTGGCCAGCAGCGCTTCGCGCCGCTGAACAGCTGGCCGGACAACGGCAACCTCGACAAGGCCCGCCGTCTGCTGTGGCCGGTGAAGAAGAAGTACGGCCAGTCCATCTCCTGGGCCGACCTCATGATCCTCACCGGCAACGTCGCCCTGGAGACCATGGGCTTCGAGACCTTCGGCTTCGGCGGCGGCCGCGCCGACGTCTGGGAGGCCGACGAGGACGTCTACTGGGGTCCCGAGACCACCTGGCTCGACGACCAGCGCTACACCGGTGACCGTGACCTGGAGAACCCGCTCGCCGCCGTCCAGATGGGCCTCATCTACGTCAACCCCGAGGGCCCCAACGGCAACCCGGACCCGCTGGCCGCGGCCCGCGACATCCGCGAGACGTTCCGCCGCATGGCGATGAACGACGAGGAGACCGTCGCCCTCATCGCCGGTGGCCACACCTTCGGCAAGACCCACGGCGCGGGCCCGGCCGACGCGGTCGGCAACGACCCCGAGGCCGCCTCCATGGAGGAGCAGGGCCTGGGCTGGAAGTCCACCCACGGCACCGGCAAGGGCGGCGACGCCATCACCTCCGGTCTCGAGGTCACCTGGACCACCAAGCCCACCCAGTGGAGCAACGACTTCTTCGACATCCTCTTCGGCTACGAGTGGGAGCTCACCCAGAGCCCCGCCGGTGCCAACCAGTGGGTGGCCAAGGACTCCCAGGAGATCATCCCGGACGCCCACGACCCGTCGAAGAAGCGTCGGCCCACGATGCTCACCACCGACCTCTCGCTGCGCTTCGACCCGATCTACGGCGAGATCTCCAAGCGCTTCCACGAGAACCCGGACCAGTTCGCGGACGCCTTCGCCCGCGCCTGGTACAAGCTGACCCACCGTGACCTGGGCCCGAAGTCCCTGTACCTCGGCCCGGAGGTCCCGGCGGAGACGATGCTGTGGCAGGACCCGCTGCCGCAGACCGAGGGCGAGACCATCGACGCCGGCGACATCGCGTCGCTCAAGGCCAAGGTCCTGGAGACGGGCCTGACCGTCTCGCAGCTGGTGTCCACGGCGTGGGCCTCGGCGTCCACCTTCCGCGGCAGCGACAAGCGCGGCGGCGCCAACGGCGCCCGCATCCGTCTGGAGCCGCAGCGCGGCTGGGAGGTCAACGACCCCGAGCAGCTCGCCCAGGTCCTGCGCGTCCTGGAGGGCGTCCAGGCCGAGTTCAACACCGGTGCCAAGAAGGTCTCCCTGGCCGACCTGATCGTCCTCGCGGGTGCCGCGGCGGTCGAGCAGGCCGCCAAGGACGCGGGCTACTACGTGGAGGTCCCCTTCACGCCGGGCCGCGTGGACGCCACCGAGGAGCACACCGACGTCGAGTCCTTCGCGGCGCTGGAGCCGGTCGCGGACGGCTTCCGCAACTACCTCGGCAAGGGCAACCGCCTGCCGGCCGAGTACCTGCTGCTCGACAAGGCGAACCTGCTCACCCTGAGCGCCCCCGAGATGACCGTCCTCGTCGGTGGTCTGCGGGTCCTGGGCGCCAACCAGGGCGGCACGGCGCACGGCGTCTTCACCGACCGTCCGGGTGTCCTGACCAACGACTTCTTCGTCAACCTGCTCGACCTGGGCACGACGTGGAAGTCCACCTCCGAGGACCAGAGCGCCTTCGAGGGCCGCGACGCGGAGACGGGCAAGCTGAAGTGGACCGGCACCCGTGCCGACCTGGTCTTCGGCTCCAACTCCGAGCTGCGCGCCCTCGCGGAGGTCTACGCGAGCGACGACGCGAAGGAGAAGTTCGTGAGGGACTTCGTCGACGCGTGGGTCAAGGTCTCGAACCTGGACCGCTTCGACCTGGTCTGA
- a CDS encoding Fur family transcriptional regulator yields MTAPRLPNTADELRGAGLRVTAARVALLETVRAGDHLAADAIATGVRDRLGHISLQAVYEALHSLTAAGLVRRLEPPGSPARFEGRVGDNHHHLVCRSCGAVVDVDCAVGHAPCLTASDDRGFSIDEAEVIYWGLCPDCSPQRLTSAP; encoded by the coding sequence ATGACCGCCCCCCGGCTTCCGAACACCGCCGACGAGCTGCGCGGTGCCGGCCTGCGGGTGACGGCCGCGCGCGTCGCCCTGCTCGAGACCGTCCGGGCCGGTGACCACCTCGCGGCCGACGCGATCGCCACGGGAGTGCGCGACCGTCTCGGCCACATATCCCTCCAGGCCGTGTACGAGGCCCTGCACTCGCTCACGGCGGCGGGTCTCGTGCGTCGCCTCGAGCCGCCCGGCAGCCCGGCGCGGTTCGAGGGACGGGTCGGGGACAACCACCATCACCTGGTCTGCCGGTCGTGCGGGGCCGTCGTCGACGTCGACTGTGCCGTCGGTCACGCGCCCTGCCTGACAGCTTCCGACGACCGCGGCTTCTCGATCGACGAGGCCGAGGTCATCTACTGGGGCCTGTGCCCCGACTGTTCCCCCCAAAGGCTTACTTCAGCACCGTGA